In Suttonella indologenes, one genomic interval encodes:
- a CDS encoding potassium channel family protein, with product MRRPILVLLLSYAVAVLGMALMPMVDENGEMNRLSIFQAFYWVSYTATTIGYGEVPVAFSQWQRIWAAFSIYYTVPAWLYAAGKIIALLGDQTFQDALRENRFAQRVSKLHSRFVIICGFGEAGKRLVHRLQAQNYVCVVVDIDADRINRMALDPALHNVLALKGNAADVELLTRAGIRSPYCRAVLAITDNEEVNIKVALSARLLSSDRNRFKIICRTMSRQASANAHSFDTDFVINTSQVFANRLTVGLRRPSIANLLSRLNGTPNNVYEAPPRPPTGTWIICGYGALGRTLVRFLEYEGIDTVVINREAQGSLLKTQIKGKGTEAVTLREARIDRAQAIVAGLENDPDNLSIAMTAKQMQPSLFVVGRQNESSNARLFEMAGFDQVMEEADLLVSEIFPYLARPMLSRFIRLVRHQSEEWGRYLMQRIDDIAGDHNPNQYLLRITEKHAPTVIEHLKSGHLLRMQSLWTLANDSKTLNQALPLLLLREGKEILLPKTATNLQVGDQVLLLYHQSEVATRISRNCFDSGALYWTLHNREKVNSYLLNYLLKKFE from the coding sequence ATGCGGCGCCCGATTTTGGTGCTGCTGCTGAGCTATGCCGTGGCGGTATTGGGCATGGCGCTGATGCCTATGGTCGATGAAAACGGCGAGATGAACCGCCTGAGTATTTTCCAAGCTTTTTATTGGGTTAGCTATACCGCCACCACCATCGGCTACGGCGAAGTGCCGGTCGCTTTTTCGCAGTGGCAGCGGATTTGGGCGGCGTTTAGTATTTATTACACCGTTCCCGCTTGGCTCTATGCCGCAGGGAAAATCATCGCTTTATTGGGCGATCAAACTTTCCAAGATGCCCTAAGGGAAAACCGCTTTGCTCAGCGCGTAAGCAAATTGCACAGCCGCTTTGTGATTATCTGCGGCTTCGGCGAGGCGGGCAAACGTTTGGTGCATCGTTTGCAGGCGCAAAATTACGTCTGCGTGGTGGTGGATATCGATGCCGATCGCATTAACCGCATGGCGCTGGATCCGGCTTTGCACAATGTATTGGCGCTGAAAGGCAATGCCGCCGATGTGGAATTGCTGACGCGGGCAGGAATCCGCTCGCCTTATTGCCGTGCCGTTTTGGCGATTACCGATAATGAGGAAGTCAATATCAAAGTCGCTTTATCGGCAAGGCTGCTTTCTTCCGACCGCAACCGCTTTAAAATCATTTGCCGCACGATGTCGCGTCAAGCCAGCGCCAATGCGCATTCTTTCGATACGGATTTTGTGATTAATACTAGCCAAGTCTTTGCCAACCGCCTTACCGTCGGTTTGCGCCGTCCTTCGATTGCCAATTTGCTCAGCCGCTTGAACGGCACGCCGAATAATGTGTATGAAGCGCCGCCGCGACCGCCTACAGGTACATGGATTATCTGCGGCTACGGCGCATTGGGCAGAACCTTAGTCCGCTTTTTGGAATATGAAGGCATTGATACGGTGGTGATTAACCGCGAAGCACAGGGCAGTTTGCTGAAAACGCAAATCAAGGGCAAAGGTACGGAAGCGGTAACCTTGCGCGAAGCGCGGATTGACCGTGCCCAAGCGATTGTGGCGGGACTTGAAAACGATCCCGATAATCTCTCGATTGCTATGACGGCGAAGCAAATGCAGCCCTCGCTCTTTGTGGTGGGCAGGCAGAACGAAAGCAGCAATGCGCGTTTGTTTGAAATGGCGGGCTTCGACCAAGTTATGGAAGAAGCCGATTTATTAGTCAGCGAAATTTTTCCTTATTTGGCGCGCCCGATGCTCAGCCGCTTTATCCGCTTGGTGCGGCATCAAAGCGAAGAATGGGGGCGCTACCTCATGCAGCGGATTGATGATATTGCCGGTGATCATAATCCTAACCAATATCTGCTGCGGATTACCGAAAAACATGCCCCTACCGTGATTGAACATCTCAAAAGCGGACATTTGCTGCGTATGCAATCCTTATGGACTTTGGCCAATGACAGCAAGACCTTGAATCAGGCATTGCCTCTGTTACTGCTGCGTGAAGGCAAAGAAATCCTGCTGCCAAAAACGGCGACCAATTTACAAGTCGGCGACCAAGTACTGCTGCTTTATCATCAGTCGGAAGTCGCCACACGCATCAGCCGTAACTGCTTTGATAGCGGCGCCCTATATTGGACGCTGCATAATCGCGAGAAAGTCAATTCCTATCTGCTTAATTACCTCTTGAAGAAATTTGAATGA
- a CDS encoding alanine/glycine:cation symporter family protein, translating to MEIIESFFKAFNGWVWGLAMLVLLVGTGVVLTVMLRGLQFSMLAYALKQAFKPHDKKADGSEHEGDVSHFAALMTALSATIGTGNIVGVATAIVMGGPGAVFWMWLSAIFGMATKYGEGVLAVKYRIANSKGEMSGGPMYYIERGLGSHWKWLALLFAFFGTVASFGIGSSVQSNSVAEAIFNSFDIPTWMSGIALTVLTAVVILGGIQGIAKASSFIVPFMALFYVLGGLIIIFTHMDLVMPALSLILSDAFTGQAVAGGAIGTVIRYGVARGLFSNEAGLGSAPIAAAAAKTDHPVRQALVSMTGTFLDTIVVCSITGIVLVMGNLALNDMNYLSPTLKGAALTAHNFDLLLHGIGGWIVTIGLIFFAYSTILGWCYYGEKCAAYVFGETFIPVYRLIYVASVMAGTVVKLDLIWLIADTFNGLMAIPNLVALLLLSGVIVKETRDFKQKRQSGELPD from the coding sequence ATGGAAATCATCGAATCTTTTTTCAAAGCATTCAACGGTTGGGTCTGGGGCTTGGCAATGTTGGTCTTACTGGTCGGCACCGGCGTCGTGCTCACCGTCATGCTGCGCGGTCTGCAATTTAGCATGCTCGCCTACGCCCTCAAGCAAGCCTTTAAGCCGCACGATAAAAAAGCTGACGGCAGCGAACACGAAGGCGACGTCTCGCATTTTGCCGCCCTTATGACCGCCCTTTCCGCCACCATCGGCACGGGAAATATCGTCGGCGTAGCGACCGCTATCGTCATGGGCGGTCCCGGTGCCGTATTTTGGATGTGGCTGTCGGCAATTTTCGGCATGGCGACCAAATACGGCGAAGGCGTTTTGGCGGTGAAATACCGCATCGCCAACAGCAAAGGCGAAATGTCGGGCGGCCCGATGTATTACATCGAACGCGGACTCGGCAGCCATTGGAAATGGCTGGCGCTGCTATTTGCCTTTTTCGGCACCGTCGCCTCCTTCGGCATCGGCAGTTCCGTGCAATCCAATTCGGTAGCGGAAGCCATTTTCAACAGCTTCGACATCCCGACATGGATGAGCGGCATTGCGCTGACCGTATTGACTGCCGTCGTCATCTTGGGCGGCATCCAAGGCATTGCCAAAGCCAGTTCCTTTATCGTGCCCTTCATGGCATTGTTTTATGTGCTCGGCGGTTTAATTATTATCTTTACGCACATGGATTTAGTAATGCCTGCTCTGTCGCTGATTCTCTCCGATGCCTTCACAGGGCAGGCGGTAGCCGGCGGGGCAATCGGCACCGTCATCCGCTACGGCGTGGCGCGCGGCTTGTTCTCCAATGAGGCCGGCTTGGGTTCGGCGCCGATTGCCGCTGCCGCCGCCAAAACCGACCACCCTGTGCGCCAAGCATTGGTCTCGATGACCGGCACCTTCTTAGACACCATTGTCGTCTGCTCGATTACCGGCATCGTACTCGTCATGGGCAATCTGGCGCTCAATGACATGAACTATCTCAGCCCCACTTTGAAAGGCGCGGCATTAACCGCCCATAATTTTGATTTGCTGCTGCACGGCATCGGCGGTTGGATTGTGACTATCGGGCTGATTTTCTTTGCCTACTCCACCATTCTCGGCTGGTGTTATTACGGCGAAAAATGCGCCGCCTACGTTTTCGGAGAAACATTTATTCCCGTTTATCGCCTTATTTATGTGGCAAGCGTCATGGCAGGCACCGTCGTCAAACTCGATTTAATCTGGCTGATTGCCGACACCTTCAACGGACTGATGGCGATTCCCAACCTCGTCGCCCTACTCTTACTTTCCGGCGTGATTGTGAAAGAAACGCGCGACTTCAAGCAAAAACGCCAAAGCGGCGAACTGCCCGATTAA
- a CDS encoding DUF6394 family protein yields the protein MRSERLWFSFFILLALTLNFGFVYGDIGNPDHHHKFELFFAFLVSLVCTIIKFGDRTHLGSLLLATSLVADVQLFLAVLVWTFSSGPLDGNGMATIVSFAVGALVANVISVTLMVIEAASLRR from the coding sequence ATGCGTAGCGAGCGTTTGTGGTTTAGTTTTTTCATTTTATTGGCATTGACGCTGAATTTCGGTTTTGTTTACGGCGATATCGGCAATCCGGATCATCATCATAAATTTGAATTGTTCTTTGCTTTTCTGGTGAGTTTGGTTTGCACGATTATCAAATTCGGCGACCGCACGCATCTGGGCTCTTTGCTCTTGGCGACCAGTTTGGTGGCGGACGTGCAATTGTTTCTTGCGGTTTTGGTCTGGACCTTCAGTTCGGGTCCGTTGGACGGTAACGGCATGGCGACGATTGTTTCTTTTGCAGTCGGAGCTTTGGTAGCGAATGTGATTTCCGTTACCCTGATGGTAATTGAGGCAGCCAGTCTGCGCCGCTAA
- a CDS encoding alpha/beta fold hydrolase, translating into MMIPYYQTYGSGAQSLVLLHSGGMAGEEWQPQIAALSKRYRLLVPDLPGHGKTLLPDDQLSIGKLAAAVIAMLDAEGIASAHICGSSMGAATAMYLSLHYPERVEKAIFYRISYQKTGGTYEQTRLMADPAYWQRFGLQAWLSKLHEPQGGVEAWRRVIERVSEALNPAHSEHSHRLEDFARLDKSVLIITGDRDPVSPLADALDLYRVIPNCGLWVMPFASHITASNTWRSEAFAEEIIRFLAREDKSS; encoded by the coding sequence ATGATGATTCCTTATTACCAAACCTACGGCAGCGGCGCGCAAAGCCTTGTATTGCTGCATAGCGGCGGCATGGCGGGCGAAGAATGGCAGCCGCAAATCGCCGCCCTTTCCAAACGTTATCGCCTGCTGGTACCGGATTTGCCGGGACACGGCAAAACCTTATTACCGGATGATCAACTCAGCATCGGCAAATTAGCCGCCGCCGTAATTGCCATGTTAGACGCCGAAGGCATTGCCAGCGCCCATATCTGCGGTTCGTCTATGGGGGCGGCAACGGCAATGTATCTGAGTTTGCATTATCCCGAGCGGGTGGAAAAAGCGATTTTTTATCGTATTTCCTATCAAAAAACTGGCGGTACTTACGAGCAAACCCGCCTCATGGCAGATCCCGCCTATTGGCAACGCTTCGGATTGCAGGCATGGCTGTCCAAGCTGCATGAGCCGCAAGGCGGCGTTGAGGCTTGGCGGCGCGTGATTGAGCGCGTCTCCGAAGCGCTGAATCCGGCACATAGCGAACATAGCCACCGCTTGGAAGATTTTGCACGTTTGGACAAATCGGTGCTGATTATCACCGGCGACCGCGATCCGGTCTCGCCTTTGGCAGATGCTTTGGATTTATACCGCGTGATTCCGAATTGCGGATTATGGGTTATGCCTTTTGCCAGCCACATCACCGCCAGCAATACATGGCGCAGCGAAGCCTTTGCCGAAGAGATTATAAGATTTCTCGCACGCGAAGATAAAAGCAGCTAA
- a CDS encoding carbohydrate kinase family protein — protein MALYAIGECLIDFIPNQSGAPDDDSLYRPAVGGAPLNVAAAYAKMGGSSYILSQVGDDDFGRLIERKAAAVGVDMRYLRRSSQAKTGLAFVSLLDNGERSFSFYRSPSADMLYQPEYVDEIAAQAGDILHFCSVALMPSPMREAHRRAIERFRAAGGLISFDVNVRLPLWENPQDLYQAIWDFLPLADIVKISDDELAFVSGSEKAEEGMMSLFVGAVRHVILTAGAQGASYYQATGKTAAVKSIAVKAVDATGAGDAFIGTFLAHWHSHHHQMSGLLHLAAAAGAMTTLQRGAINSIPTRSELDAFLKEHSK, from the coding sequence ATGGCGCTTTATGCAATCGGCGAATGTCTGATTGATTTTATTCCCAATCAAAGCGGCGCACCTGATGATGACAGTCTATACCGCCCTGCGGTCGGCGGCGCGCCGCTGAATGTCGCCGCCGCCTATGCCAAAATGGGCGGCAGCAGTTATATCTTAAGCCAAGTCGGCGATGACGATTTCGGGCGGCTCATTGAGCGCAAAGCCGCGGCGGTGGGCGTGGATATGCGTTATTTGCGCCGCAGCAGCCAAGCCAAGACGGGCTTAGCCTTTGTCAGTCTCTTAGATAACGGCGAACGCAGCTTTTCTTTTTATCGCTCGCCTTCGGCGGATATGCTTTATCAGCCTGAATATGTGGATGAAATTGCGGCGCAGGCTGGGGATATTCTGCATTTTTGCTCGGTGGCGCTGATGCCCTCGCCTATGCGTGAAGCGCATCGCCGTGCAATAGAACGTTTTCGCGCGGCAGGGGGATTGATTTCTTTTGATGTGAACGTGCGTTTGCCGCTGTGGGAAAATCCGCAAGATTTATATCAAGCCATCTGGGATTTTCTGCCGCTTGCCGATATCGTGAAAATTTCTGATGACGAATTGGCATTTGTCAGCGGCAGCGAGAAGGCAGAAGAAGGCATGATGTCTTTGTTTGTCGGTGCGGTGCGTCATGTCATCTTAACCGCCGGTGCGCAAGGCGCAAGCTATTATCAGGCGACAGGCAAAACGGCGGCGGTTAAGAGTATCGCCGTCAAGGCAGTCGATGCCACCGGTGCCGGCGATGCCTTTATCGGCACTTTCCTTGCCCATTGGCACAGTCATCATCATCAGATGTCCGGACTGCTGCACCTTGCCGCCGCAGCCGGCGCGATGACGACTTTGCAACGCGGCGCAATCAATAGTATTCCCACACGTTCTGAATTAGACGCTTTTCTTAAGGAGCATTCAAAATGA
- the pyrE gene encoding orotate phosphoribosyltransferase codes for MAVYQNRFLETALAVNALKFGEFTLKSGRKSPYFFNAGAFADGQSLAVMAQAYAAVIKQILSEGLKVDLLFGPAYKGIPLVAAVATVLSLQEGIHLPWAFNRKEEKAHGEGGMLVGSDVRGKKVLILDDVLTAGTAVRASLQLLTAQGAEPIALVVALDRQEKIGDSDLSALEHIRQERNLHTRAIVGLSDLLRFVQDKEEYCSCLADLEAYRQAYGA; via the coding sequence TTGGCAGTATATCAAAATCGTTTCTTGGAAACCGCGCTTGCGGTCAATGCGCTGAAATTCGGCGAATTTACTTTGAAATCCGGACGCAAAAGCCCGTATTTTTTCAATGCGGGCGCTTTTGCCGACGGGCAATCATTGGCGGTAATGGCGCAGGCCTATGCTGCCGTGATTAAGCAAATCTTATCAGAAGGACTAAAGGTGGATTTGCTCTTCGGGCCGGCATATAAGGGCATTCCCTTAGTAGCGGCGGTGGCGACGGTCTTATCGCTGCAAGAGGGTATCCATCTGCCTTGGGCTTTTAATCGCAAAGAAGAAAAAGCGCATGGCGAAGGCGGTATGTTGGTGGGCAGTGATGTACGCGGGAAAAAAGTATTGATTCTTGATGACGTGCTAACTGCCGGTACGGCGGTGCGCGCTTCCTTGCAGCTCTTAACAGCGCAGGGCGCAGAACCCATAGCTTTGGTGGTCGCTTTGGACAGGCAGGAAAAAATCGGCGACAGCGATTTATCGGCTTTGGAACATATTCGGCAAGAACGGAATTTGCATACGCGTGCCATCGTCGGCTTGAGCGATTTGCTCCGTTTTGTGCAGGATAAGGAAGAATACTGCTCCTGCTTGGCGGATTTAGAGGCTTACCGGCAAGCCTATGGCGCTTAA
- the trxA gene encoding thioredoxin — MSKPIEVNKADFKAQVLESDVPVLVDFWAPWCGPCRAVAPILEEMAQEYAGKLAIAKINVDDNNEISVQYGIRSIPTLLLFKNGQLVDTHIGLSARGKSELVEFVQPHLG, encoded by the coding sequence ATGTCAAAACCTATTGAAGTCAATAAGGCCGATTTTAAGGCGCAAGTCTTAGAATCAGACGTGCCGGTATTAGTCGATTTTTGGGCGCCTTGGTGCGGACCTTGCCGTGCAGTTGCGCCGATTTTAGAAGAAATGGCACAGGAATACGCCGGCAAATTGGCAATTGCCAAGATTAATGTTGACGATAATAACGAGATTTCCGTGCAATACGGCATCCGTTCTATCCCAACCTTGCTGCTATTTAAAAACGGACAATTAGTAGATACCCATATCGGCTTGTCTGCGCGAGGCAAAAGCGAGTTAGTAGAATTCGTGCAGCCGCATTTAGGCTAA
- the rho gene encoding transcription termination factor Rho, whose amino-acid sequence MNLSDLKKKSPQVILELAEQIGLEDIARKRKQDLIFAILKEQAKNGEEIEGDGVLELLPDGYGFLRSAINSYQAGADDLYVSPSIIRRCNLRTGDTVTGKLRPPKDNERYFALTKIDTINFDPRSAAKHKILFENLTPLHAEEQLRLELGNGSSEDITARMIDMIAPIGKGQRGLIVSPPKAGKTVMLQNIAQSININHPEVYLIVLLIDERPEEVTEMERSVKGEVVSSTFDEPAQRHVQVAEMVIEKAKRLVEHKHDVVILCDSITRLARAYNTVAPASGKILTGGVDANALQRPKRFFGAARNTEEAGSLTIIATALIDTGSKMDEVIYEEFKGTGNMEIHLSRRIAEKRIFPAIDINPSGTRREELMIDPDILQKIWILRKILHPMDELQAIEFLLERMKNTKTNKEFFDSMKNGK is encoded by the coding sequence ATGAATTTAAGCGATTTAAAGAAAAAATCGCCGCAGGTCATTTTAGAGCTTGCGGAACAAATCGGACTTGAGGACATCGCACGCAAACGTAAGCAAGACCTTATTTTTGCTATCTTAAAAGAACAAGCCAAAAACGGCGAAGAAATCGAAGGTGACGGCGTATTGGAACTGCTGCCCGATGGTTACGGCTTTCTGCGTTCCGCCATCAATTCCTATCAGGCAGGCGCTGATGATTTATACGTCTCGCCCAGCATTATCCGCCGCTGCAATTTGCGCACCGGCGACACTGTGACCGGCAAATTGCGCCCCCCTAAAGACAATGAACGCTATTTTGCCCTGACCAAGATTGATACCATCAATTTCGACCCGCGCTCGGCGGCAAAACATAAAATCTTATTTGAAAATCTCACGCCCCTGCATGCCGAAGAACAATTGCGCTTGGAATTAGGCAACGGCAGCAGCGAAGACATTACCGCGCGCATGATTGACATGATTGCCCCGATCGGCAAAGGACAGCGCGGACTCATCGTTTCGCCGCCCAAGGCGGGCAAAACCGTGATGCTGCAAAATATTGCGCAATCCATCAATATCAACCATCCGGAAGTCTATCTGATTGTCTTGCTGATTGACGAGCGTCCCGAAGAAGTGACCGAAATGGAGCGTAGCGTTAAAGGCGAAGTCGTTTCTTCAACCTTTGACGAACCGGCGCAGCGCCATGTACAAGTGGCGGAAATGGTAATCGAAAAAGCCAAACGACTGGTCGAGCATAAACACGACGTCGTGATTCTCTGCGACTCCATCACGCGCCTTGCCCGCGCCTATAACACCGTCGCGCCTGCTTCAGGCAAAATTCTGACCGGCGGCGTGGATGCCAATGCCCTGCAACGCCCCAAACGTTTCTTCGGCGCGGCGCGCAATACCGAAGAAGCCGGCTCGCTGACCATTATCGCTACCGCCTTGATTGATACCGGATCCAAAATGGACGAAGTCATCTATGAAGAATTCAAAGGCACCGGCAATATGGAAATCCATCTCAGCCGCCGCATTGCGGAAAAACGCATCTTCCCGGCGATTGACATCAACCCATCAGGCACGCGCCGCGAAGAATTGATGATTGACCCCGATATCTTGCAGAAAATTTGGATTTTGCGCAAAATCTTGCATCCGATGGATGAGCTACAAGCGATTGAATTCTTATTGGAACGCATGAAAAATACCAAAACCAACAAAGAATTCTTCGATTCCATGAAAAACGGCAAATAA
- a CDS encoding exodeoxyribonuclease III, which produces MFKIITLNANGIRAAERKGFFQWLEQQNADAVCIQETKAQQSQLEGNPVFFPFDYNYYHDAEKKGYSGTALYLKHKPDEVKTGIGWEEVDCEGRYLEARYGDLHIISLYMHSGTSGEERQAKKDAFMIKFRPYLDDLAADNHRVILCGDINIAHMERDIRNWKGNLKNSGFLPHERQWLSDLFALNYKDAFRLINQEELQYTWWSQRSRAREKNVGWRIDYHIITNNLADQVIDAEIYIGEVFSDHAPVVITYQDLLK; this is translated from the coding sequence ATGTTTAAAATCATTACCCTTAATGCCAACGGCATTCGCGCTGCAGAAAGAAAAGGCTTTTTCCAATGGCTTGAACAGCAAAACGCCGATGCCGTCTGCATACAAGAAACCAAAGCGCAGCAAAGCCAATTGGAAGGCAATCCCGTTTTTTTTCCCTTTGACTATAACTACTATCATGATGCCGAGAAAAAGGGCTACAGCGGCACCGCATTGTATCTGAAACACAAACCCGATGAAGTAAAAACCGGTATCGGCTGGGAAGAAGTGGATTGCGAAGGACGCTATTTGGAAGCCCGCTACGGCGATTTGCACATTATTTCCCTGTATATGCATTCCGGCACTTCCGGCGAAGAGCGCCAAGCGAAAAAAGATGCTTTCATGATCAAATTCCGCCCCTATTTAGATGATTTGGCGGCGGATAATCATCGCGTGATTCTTTGCGGCGACATCAATATCGCGCATATGGAACGCGATATCCGCAACTGGAAAGGAAATTTGAAAAATAGCGGCTTTTTGCCGCATGAACGCCAATGGCTGAGCGATCTCTTCGCTCTGAACTACAAAGATGCTTTCCGCCTGATTAACCAAGAAGAATTGCAATATACCTGGTGGAGCCAGCGCAGCCGCGCACGCGAGAAAAACGTCGGTTGGCGGATTGATTATCACATTATTACCAATAATCTCGCCGATCAGGTCATTGATGCCGAAATTTATATCGGAGAAGTTTTTTCCGACCATGCCCCGGTCGTGATTACTTATCAGGATTTGCTGAAATAA
- a CDS encoding sucrose-6-phosphate hydrolase has product MWTTERRYRPLNQESMAEYEALCRQAAQSPWRQHYHIQPPAGLLNDPNGFCYHQGKYHLFYQWFPLGPVHGLKYWHHLVSDNLLDFTSQGIGIAPDTLEDSHGAYSGSAISFGDKMLIAYTGNHRDADWQRIPYQRSAFLSADNQLEKHPPFLCGAPAGYTEHCRDPKLWQNADGSYAMLLGAQRENLSGTVLYLRSADGLQWQLEGEVDCVLPQFGYMWECPDYFPLDGRDVLIFCPQGLQDYPNIYQCGYLLGSFDQVRRIFRHQGFQELDLGFEYYAAQSTLGKAEERIVIAWFGLPDMSCPTAVDGWAHCLSLPRVLSIEGEKLYQRPLPALAELRKGSAHDGVHYELLLSNPDNAPFSLRLRMGEYEDKNEETLLHYDGQYLVFDRSRSGLLPEPEIALPAGKGGHVRRLAIKKITDVQIFSDSSSLEIFINRGEFVMSGRIYPQSTADGLQYQLGDNAGIEFYAL; this is encoded by the coding sequence ATGTGGACTACCGAGCGGCGTTACCGTCCTTTAAACCAAGAGAGCATGGCGGAATACGAAGCCTTATGCCGACAAGCAGCGCAAAGCCCGTGGCGGCAGCATTATCACATTCAACCGCCGGCAGGTCTGCTCAATGACCCTAACGGCTTTTGCTATCATCAGGGCAAATATCATCTGTTTTACCAATGGTTTCCCCTAGGTCCGGTGCATGGTCTGAAATATTGGCATCATCTGGTCAGCGATAATTTGCTGGATTTTACTTCTCAGGGCATCGGCATTGCGCCCGATACGCTTGAAGACAGCCACGGCGCTTACTCGGGCAGCGCCATTAGTTTCGGCGACAAGATGCTGATTGCCTATACGGGCAATCATCGCGATGCCGATTGGCAGCGGATTCCTTATCAACGCAGCGCTTTTTTAAGCGCCGACAATCAGCTGGAAAAACATCCGCCCTTTTTATGCGGCGCGCCGGCGGGCTATACCGAGCATTGTCGCGATCCCAAATTGTGGCAAAACGCGGACGGCAGCTATGCTATGCTCTTGGGGGCGCAAAGAGAGAATTTGAGCGGCACGGTTTTGTATTTACGCAGCGCAGACGGTCTGCAATGGCAGTTGGAAGGCGAAGTCGATTGCGTCTTGCCGCAATTCGGCTATATGTGGGAATGCCCTGATTATTTTCCCTTAGACGGTCGGGACGTGCTGATATTCTGCCCGCAGGGGCTTCAGGATTATCCCAATATTTACCAATGCGGCTATTTACTAGGCAGCTTTGATCAGGTGCGGCGGATATTTCGGCATCAAGGCTTTCAGGAATTGGATTTGGGTTTTGAATATTATGCCGCGCAAAGCACGCTGGGCAAGGCGGAGGAAAGAATTGTCATCGCGTGGTTCGGTTTACCCGATATGAGCTGCCCGACGGCGGTGGACGGCTGGGCGCATTGTCTGAGTCTGCCGCGCGTCTTAAGCATCGAAGGCGAAAAACTCTATCAGCGTCCTTTGCCCGCCTTGGCGGAATTGCGCAAAGGCAGCGCGCATGACGGCGTGCATTACGAATTATTGCTCAGCAATCCTGATAATGCGCCTTTCAGTTTGCGTTTGCGCATGGGCGAATACGAGGACAAAAACGAAGAAACGTTGCTGCATTATGACGGACAGTATTTGGTTTTTGACCGCAGCCGCAGCGGCTTATTGCCCGAGCCTGAAATCGCCTTGCCGGCAGGCAAGGGCGGACATGTGCGGCGTTTGGCAATTAAGAAAATTACCGATGTGCAGATATTTTCCGACAGTTCTTCGCTGGAAATCTTTATCAATCGGGGCGAATTTGTCATGAGCGGACGGATTTATCCGCAAAGCACAGCCGACGGCTTGCAATATCAGCTGGGGGATAACGCCGGCATCGAGTTTTACGCACTTTAG
- the pfkB gene encoding 1-phosphofructokinase, which translates to MKFVTVTANPAIDLTVHAPNWQRGEVSRGERLDKTAGGKGISVAINLGDAGEKDVIVTGWMGDHNDGTFTEAFEEHGVKDEFIRIPGDTRRCIKIIDDNNGETTDINLPGLEIPAEAVQKLEDYLEKTIDGDSVLVMGGSLPPGVPAQYYAQLVAKYRDKCRYVVVDTSGKALTEVMQAEVLPHVVKPNIHELEELCGHELEDDAHIVEQARKFLDQGVELAVISMGSHGAWFVRKDQAIHAAPPRVKVMSTVGAGDAMVAGVVRGLALGQDLETIARTSTAYSAANIQHMGVALPEPEVIERLMKRVMISQLP; encoded by the coding sequence ATGAAATTTGTTACAGTAACCGCGAATCCGGCGATTGATTTGACGGTACACGCGCCGAATTGGCAGCGCGGGGAAGTCAGCCGCGGCGAACGTTTGGATAAAACCGCCGGCGGCAAAGGGATCTCAGTTGCTATCAATTTGGGCGATGCCGGCGAAAAAGACGTAATTGTCACCGGCTGGATGGGCGATCATAATGACGGTACTTTTACGGAAGCATTTGAAGAACACGGCGTAAAAGACGAATTTATCCGTATCCCCGGCGATACCCGCCGCTGCATCAAAATCATTGACGACAATAACGGCGAAACCACCGATATTAATTTGCCGGGATTGGAAATTCCCGCAGAAGCGGTTCAAAAACTTGAAGATTATCTGGAAAAAACCATAGACGGCGACAGCGTATTGGTTATGGGCGGCAGTTTACCGCCCGGCGTACCTGCGCAATATTACGCCCAACTTGTGGCAAAATATCGCGACAAATGCCGCTATGTGGTGGTAGATACCAGCGGTAAAGCCCTGACTGAGGTGATGCAGGCGGAGGTATTGCCGCATGTGGTTAAGCCCAATATTCACGAATTGGAAGAATTATGCGGACACGAATTGGAAGACGATGCGCATATCGTTGAGCAAGCGAGAAAATTCCTTGACCAAGGCGTGGAGTTGGCAGTGATTTCCATGGGCAGCCACGGCGCTTGGTTCGTACGCAAAGATCAGGCCATTCATGCCGCGCCGCCGCGCGTCAAAGTCATGAGTACGGTAGGTGCGGGCGATGCGATGGTCGCCGGCGTGGTGCGCGGTTTGGCTTTAGGACAAGACCTTGAAACCATCGCGCGCACTTCAACCGCCTATAGCGCAGCGAATATTCAGCACATGGGCGTGGCCTTGCCGGAACCTGAAGTCATTGAGCGTTTGATGAAGCGCGTAATGATTTCGCAATTGCCTTAA